CTGCTGAGTAAAGTGCAATGCTACCTGGAAGAGCAATATTCATTGCCAGAAAAAGCTGTTGTATAAATTTCCCGATAACAATCTGGAGTACATTTTCTTCTGTCTCGCTAAATTGGTCATATTTTAACTGAAGTTTAAGGATACTATTAAGCATATGATATCCTAACTTCATTTGTTCATTCATGCGTTGGTAAAAGACTTCTTGATCATGTTCACAAATCTCTACTGCTTTTAAATACGCAATTACATCTGAAGCATCAATTTCAATTGAATAACTTTTTTGCTCTTTTTTGTACGGTATTACAGTCACGCCTGATGTTGACAATACATTAACTACCTCTTCCCAAAACTCACGAATGGTTCGATCATCGGTGTTTACAAAACTAGGGCCTATATTAGTAATCTTTATTTCAATTAATTGAGATTGCATATTGTAATGGATTTTTTTATTAATAATGTTAATTATAAATAATAATATCTCTTAATTAAGAAATATCGGAACCTCATCCCTATTTTGCCCTTATAGATAGCAGATTTGACCATAATGTAAATGATGAGCAATGCGATCGCACCAAGCACCCACTGTAAGCGATCGCAATTCCATTCAAAACAAAACCTGATTAACTTGCTGTTGAAGATTTGGGTTTAACTTCAAACTCAAACTGGAAACGGTAAAAGCAAACATCGAACTCAAGAAAAAAGTTGGTTTGACCGAGAATTAGCGGGATATTTGGACTACGCACCCATGCAAATACTAACTTGACTGCTGCGAAGTCTGCAATTTCAGCAGATGCAGATAAAGGCATAGCTGGCTGATTGCCAAGGTTTCCTGTTAATTGAATAATAGCGGGAGCGATCGCTCTGGGCAATGCTGACGTTTGCGCTTTGTAGCTAGAGTAGTCGAGATGATACGAATTAGGCGATAGCCAAAGGCTTAAGCGAAGCTTACCGCTTTTAATTTCTATGCTTAGGCTTTCATGCTTTTCTGTGTTGCTTATTTTAATAGTTCTGTCTGCTGATTATTTTGTATAAGGTGGGGATATTGCTTTTGAAGTTCAATGTAATAATTCACCAAAGTCTGCGGGTTGTGTCCATTTTCTTGAGATATCAAGTGGCGAATTTTACGTATTTGACTGATTGCTTCATCCTTCTTCGTCATCTTGCGCTCCAATTAACTCTAACGGCGTGACTAACGTGGGAACGTATAAACCCAGCATAACGTTCAGCCGTCGGATATGCCCAAATTTGTTAGCATTTGCCAAGTGGCGACAATTCCAAGTCAAGAGAAAATCACATTTATGGTACGAAGCCAGCGCAAGATGTAGTGCATCTCCGAGAGGATCACTAGGCATGAGATGTTGCTGAATATACACTTCAACAATTTCAGCAATTACAGTTTCGATGGGAACAAATGACAAGCCACTAATCAGTTCTATTGCTTCCTTCTTTCTGGGAAAGTTACCTCGATTGAGTTCATCCAGCACTGCAACGCTAGTAACTAGCTCATAGTTATTATTTGCATTATGCCACCATTCCTGTGTCCACTCCCGCCGTGCCACCATATCAGCTTCAGTACGTACCTCGTAATAAAAACTAGGAATAGAGGTTTCAATATAAACTTTTGGCTTCATTAGGCTAAGAAGTGAGATGAACGAAGGGCTTGATTATGTTTGACCATATCAGATATCTCATCTTACCGCTTTTAATTTATCCTGATACTTTGCCTAAATCTTAATGATTGCGCCTTAATAATACTAATTGACGAGATAGAGTGACGCACCAAGCAAACATCGAACTCAAGAAAAAAGTTAGTTTGACCGAGAATTAGCGGTACATTTGGACTACGCACCCATGCAAATACTAAGTTGACTGCTGCAAAATCTGCAATTTCAGCAGATGCAGATAAAGGTATAGCTGGCTGGTTGCTAAGGTTTGCTGCTAATTGAATCATAGCTTGCGATCGCGCTTTGTAGCTAGAGTAGGCGAGATGATACGATTAGGCGATCGCTTTGATATGCTCCGCCAAAGTACCAAGCAACTATTGTAAGCGATACCTACGGTAAGCCACGCTAACGCATGGCTAACGAAACATACTTAACTTTCCAACTTCCTGAGAAAATCCGCTAGCACAGCCTTATTTTGAAAATTTCCTCTAATTGTGTCATTGTTACTGTAATCAACAATAACTTCAAATTTTTCGAATCTACCACCTGGTGTATCAATATCAACTTTATTATCTAACTCTATCAGAGCTTCATCAATACTCCCAAATTCATATCTCACTCCGAAAAGTGGAATAATAGCTATTTTGGTAATGTAACGCTCAAGACAATTTCTGAGTGTGGTCATAAAACTGTCTACTTCTTTTTGACAAACTTGCATGAGAGCTTGCCTCAATTTCTCTTTGTCTGCGTTAGTTATACTGGCTAATCTCTTTGATGCTGTTGTATAAATTTCATCAGCAGTTTCTTCATCAAATGCCACATCGAAATTAATAGTTTTAAATGCTGATACTACTTCTTGATAAGGAATATAAATAATTGCAAAGCCATTATTTCTCAATTGTTCTAAAGCTGGTTTCGTAAAGTCTCCCGCTAATACTACCCCATAAAATGGCGCTGATAGGTGATGAAGTTCAATAATTGGTAATATAGCCCCTTGTATTTCTTGAGCCTTGTTCTTGGAGTGTTTTGTATATCTACGCCATGCAGACTCAATAAATGCAACTGGTTTGCCAAGTTTCTCATCTGTACCATCAACTTCAATTACAAAATCTAAATCATGTTTATTGCCATATTTGTCTTCCCAAGTAACCTTTTTTCCTGGTCTTGCTGGACGCGATTTTTGTGAATCAAGATAATAGTTTTTTGTTTGAGCGAACTGCTGTAGTCGAGGTTTAAGGATATCATCTAGTACAATATCTTCCAGAAGTTTTCCTAATGATTGTCCAAATTTGTGTGATGGTGATTGTGCCATAATATTGCTTTCTATCCAAAGTCGTCCTTCATGTAGTGGAACATCATGTTTTCTATTTTTCCACTTGACATTTCGTTCTCTAATTTGCTCAAAACTCCAAAAATCAAAACCTGCTGCTAGAGCTAATTTACCAAGCCATTTTTCTACAGGAACATATACACCATAAGGAGCTGAATCTCCTACCACCATACAAATTTTGCAATTAGATGTAGTAACTCGACGTAGAGATTGGAATACAGATCCCATATCAGCAAAATATGCGGCAATCATAGTATGATATGCCTTATTACCACCCTTAGTCCCTCGAACAGTTTCTAACTCATTGCAGACAGGAATTAATTCATCTTTGATTGGTTCAGTAACAGATTCAGCTATAAGCGCATCTAAGCTCAGACGCTCTTTAGAAACGTGTTGCGAACTTGAGCGTATTAAGAATTTACGCACTGTCTCATGCAAATCTCCCCAAGAATTAACTTCACCCCAAAAAGTCATTTCTAGACGTGTAGCGTCTGCGTAATCATAGTTATTTGCGTAAGGTGGAGATGTGATAACTAAATCGATTAAATTATCTGGAATAGCTTGTAGGTTTCTTGCATCTCCTTGAATAAAATTAGCTCTACTAACTTTAGTAAGAGACTGCATATAAAGCATATCTCCTTGCATCATCAACATTTGTTTATCTAGAGCATCA
Above is a genomic segment from Nostoc sp. MS1 containing:
- a CDS encoding type II toxin-antitoxin system VapC family toxin; its protein translation is MKPKVYIETSIPSFYYEVRTEADMVARREWTQEWWHNANNNYELVTSVAVLDELNRGNFPRKKEAIELISGLSFVPIETVIAEIVEVYIQQHLMPSDPLGDALHLALASYHKCDFLLTWNCRHLANANKFGHIRRLNVMLGLYVPTLVTPLELIGAQDDEEG
- a CDS encoding DNA methyltransferase, giving the protein MTNSFQLQLFNPSSDDCAKIVRERTGSFIDNMKLPIHRWFRYSAGFSAAWVEELIKDLEPQIILDPFAGSGTVCIAADKLGVSSYGVEAHPFVYRLAKGKISWNEDIYNFLAVINDIKQLATNFKLELPEKIPTLLNKCYTDETLISLFKIRQAYLEIAPNLSEELQFLVFLTISAILRSSSHVGTAQWQYILPNKRKIKSCEPFDALDKQMLMMQGDMLYMQSLTKVSRANFIQGDARNLQAIPDNLIDLVITSPPYANNYDYADATRLEMTFWGEVNSWGDLHETVRKFLIRSSSQHVSKERLSLDALIAESVTEPIKDELIPVCNELETVRGTKGGNKAYHTMIAAYFADMGSVFQSLRRVTTSNCKICMVVGDSAPYGVYVPVEKWLGKLALAAGFDFWSFEQIRERNVKWKNRKHDVPLHEGRLWIESNIMAQSPSHKFGQSLGKLLEDIVLDDILKPRLQQFAQTKNYYLDSQKSRPARPGKKVTWEDKYGNKHDLDFVIEVDGTDEKLGKPVAFIESAWRRYTKHSKNKAQEIQGAILPIIELHHLSAPFYGVVLAGDFTKPALEQLRNNGFAIIYIPYQEVVSAFKTINFDVAFDEETADEIYTTASKRLASITNADKEKLRQALMQVCQKEVDSFMTTLRNCLERYITKIAIIPLFGVRYEFGSIDEALIELDNKVDIDTPGGRFEKFEVIVDYSNNDTIRGNFQNKAVLADFLRKLES